From a region of the Methylocystis hirsuta genome:
- a CDS encoding alpha-2-macroglobulin, with protein sequence MKKLLLLSLCAFLCVFLGAAAPLRAETPPVFDRAQRADGARVAPDRFLRAYDPVTVFFSSDTGPKAGGAEDTPQKYVTMTPQPAGEWRWLGPRALQFRPADAWKPLSRVDVKLGAAESRLVALLPTPRSTNPAEGADPQLELTQIALTFAEPVDVAALTRLLTIEIRPAPGVSPQGGQMLSASAYEIRALERGERAEEQTYVIRFRERIADGRVAILRLRLSDEVGLDDQTYELRLRTAPPFAATEASCGHGWSDDRGENVLRCASYLMSPESAEDEGGEAAIPYAPASKRQLTLSFNATPETIDILRAREALRITPPVDDLAVETDGRRLRMVAKFLSDQIYELSIAEGALKDSQGRALASAFSQRFAFTRDAPALQWDAGYGVAERFGPQLLPLRGRGYDRADIRIHAIDPLSRDFFPFPAHGVETSDSDAPPLPGNEPKSWSETANIEAEAIKQRIKSLGSPAVSRLVELPIRRNGPDAKFGVDLKEDFAKVSGRDQPGTYLVGLRAVDDDKRRWLRVQITDLSLSAIEEPTRVRFAVTSLSTTQPVSGAQIRVEGIKDEKFVTLANGTTDASGFFSWTPDKRGGGEARRIVANKGLDTLVIDPNSAPSEYSREIWSKPESEWLAWTSEADQPRAEKLRTLCHLFSERPIYRPEEFAHIKGFVRSYRGGALSLTKTGGTLVVTGPGNQEWRVPVKLDASGGFYHKFDAQTQATGDYSARFEPDTPKKAKKAEAQKTETEEAAEGESEATETAQDNSCGQFTFKKEAYRLPTFEVVLNAPQTVALDGTFDVDLLARYFAGGLAAERPVKWRAAQFPHVFTPPGREGFLFSTDARFSGDGRFKSTAVLERDQRTDAGGAARMTFDTAIEPTAQPRRYSIEATVTGDDGIEVRNVQNVIALPPFVLGVKTPRYVERPGAVTPELIAIDGKGDAVVGLEMTLRLIKRNWISTLQASDFAQGAAKYVTQTQDDVLLERKVTSAKEAQRVELATRDAGVYVVQLEAYDRLKRRQQVSVDFFVGGDTPVTFARPPAESATITTDKDKYAPGETATLIIQSPFQNARALAIVEQPSGVYDYEFVDIANGFGRYALPVRKEQTPKLAVHFLIMRGRLKDAPPQPTASFDQGKPVTIAATKWVEVTPVKNIANVKIEHPAKARPGDAIEVALRLSDDAGKPLAGEATFWMVDQAVLSLAKERPLDPLPDFIVERETKMAARDTRNMAFGVIPLEEIAGGDGDELQEWGAENNISVRKNFTPVPIYLPSVKIGPDGVAKIKVQLPDTLTVFKLRAKAVSGPDRFGAAGGEILIRQALVAQPALPRFIRPGDSFDIGLVARIVEGPGGAGKASITAPALTLSGDTSRKIEWTQNKPVRIDLRAQAPAGLSGDATLGFRIERDADRARDAVEIALPVKEDRDATRRFELVEIAPGETKTIAAAGAQARPGSFSRETIVAADPSLVRLVAGLNALVEYPYGCTEQRLSLARGGLALKSFGPILAAAGLEDRVSANVKSTAQIIDQSIDADGLVAFWPRARGNVSLTAWSYEFLARAERAGEPIDKTLLDRLANILKLSLRSDYPRLLSGDELRERVEALAALAEGGKLDDSYVAEFTRRADFLPNISVAQMASAAALLPNVDQRALAGLIDTMWSRVKFASRNGVQVYAGQAAESASPIILPSETRSLAEMVRAAALSASGDPRANVLRDALLRLGEGDGWGTTNADAAAIEALAEGWRRPAAPIAVTFNDGGQDRALTLDANTPVVRHASSSDAPLKIANGSNAPLVAIIETSYMPAEPGAKAQATSDGFTITRQGWRIESRKAPEKIDVRDGVLQVKQGDLIEETAEVVNPEDRTHIAISIPLAAGFEPLNPNLATAPAEAQPSIAPTLPPSWVSYGDDRVFYAYDSLPKGTYRFAFRLRAQTAGAYTQPPALVEAMYKKGLRATSAGARVEIGKQ encoded by the coding sequence ATGAAAAAACTTCTGCTTCTCTCTCTTTGCGCGTTTCTTTGCGTGTTTCTTGGCGCTGCGGCGCCGCTGCGCGCCGAAACCCCGCCTGTCTTCGACCGCGCGCAACGCGCCGATGGCGCGCGCGTCGCGCCGGATCGGTTTTTGCGCGCTTATGATCCGGTGACGGTCTTCTTCTCTAGCGACACGGGGCCGAAGGCCGGCGGAGCGGAAGACACGCCGCAAAAATATGTGACGATGACCCCGCAGCCCGCTGGCGAATGGCGCTGGCTCGGTCCGCGCGCGCTGCAATTTCGGCCCGCCGACGCATGGAAGCCGCTGTCGCGCGTCGACGTGAAGCTCGGCGCTGCGGAGTCCAGACTCGTCGCGCTGCTGCCGACGCCGCGTTCGACGAATCCCGCCGAGGGCGCCGATCCGCAACTCGAACTGACGCAGATCGCCCTCACATTCGCCGAGCCGGTCGACGTCGCCGCGCTGACGCGGCTGCTGACCATCGAAATTCGTCCCGCGCCCGGCGTCTCGCCGCAAGGCGGCCAAATGCTCAGCGCTTCGGCCTATGAGATCCGCGCGCTGGAGCGGGGCGAGCGCGCCGAGGAACAGACCTACGTCATCCGTTTCCGTGAACGGATCGCCGACGGACGCGTCGCGATCCTGCGGCTGCGGCTTTCCGACGAAGTGGGACTCGACGACCAGACCTATGAATTGCGGCTGCGCACCGCGCCGCCCTTCGCGGCGACGGAGGCGAGCTGTGGCCACGGCTGGAGCGACGACCGCGGCGAAAACGTGTTGCGCTGCGCGTCCTATCTCATGTCGCCGGAAAGCGCCGAGGACGAAGGCGGCGAAGCCGCCATCCCCTATGCGCCGGCGAGCAAACGGCAGCTCACGCTCTCCTTTAATGCGACGCCCGAGACGATCGACATTCTGCGCGCGCGTGAGGCGCTGCGGATCACGCCGCCCGTCGACGATCTTGCCGTCGAAACCGACGGCAGGCGACTGCGCATGGTCGCGAAATTCCTGTCGGACCAGATTTACGAACTCTCCATCGCCGAAGGCGCGCTGAAAGACTCGCAAGGACGCGCGCTGGCGAGCGCCTTCTCGCAGCGCTTCGCCTTCACCCGCGACGCGCCGGCGCTGCAATGGGACGCGGGCTATGGCGTCGCCGAGCGCTTTGGCCCGCAACTTCTGCCGCTTCGCGGCCGCGGTTATGACCGCGCCGACATCCGCATCCACGCCATCGATCCGCTGTCGCGCGACTTCTTCCCCTTCCCGGCGCATGGCGTCGAAACCAGCGATTCCGACGCGCCGCCCTTGCCCGGCAACGAGCCGAAGTCGTGGAGCGAGACCGCAAACATCGAGGCGGAGGCGATCAAGCAGCGCATCAAGTCGCTTGGATCTCCCGCGGTGTCGCGCCTCGTCGAACTGCCGATCCGCCGCAATGGCCCTGACGCGAAATTCGGCGTCGACCTCAAGGAGGATTTCGCCAAAGTCAGCGGCCGCGACCAACCGGGGACCTATCTCGTCGGGCTGCGCGCCGTCGATGACGACAAGCGCCGCTGGCTGCGCGTGCAGATCACCGATCTCTCGCTGTCCGCCATCGAAGAGCCGACACGAGTGCGTTTCGCCGTCACTTCGCTGTCGACGACGCAGCCCGTAAGCGGCGCGCAAATCCGCGTCGAAGGGATCAAGGACGAAAAATTCGTCACGCTCGCGAACGGAACCACCGACGCTTCGGGGTTTTTCTCCTGGACGCCCGACAAGCGCGGCGGCGGCGAGGCGCGCCGCATCGTAGCGAACAAGGGGCTCGATACGCTCGTCATCGACCCCAACAGCGCGCCTTCGGAATATTCGCGGGAAATCTGGTCGAAACCGGAATCGGAATGGCTCGCCTGGACGAGCGAGGCTGACCAGCCGCGCGCCGAAAAGCTGCGCACGCTCTGCCATCTCTTCTCGGAGCGGCCCATTTATCGGCCGGAAGAATTCGCGCACATCAAGGGCTTCGTGCGCAGCTATCGGGGCGGCGCGCTGAGCCTGACGAAGACCGGCGGAACGCTTGTCGTGACGGGGCCCGGCAATCAGGAGTGGCGCGTTCCGGTGAAGCTCGACGCGAGCGGCGGCTTCTACCACAAATTCGACGCGCAAACCCAGGCGACCGGCGACTATTCGGCGCGGTTCGAGCCGGATACGCCGAAAAAGGCGAAGAAGGCCGAGGCGCAGAAGACCGAAACAGAAGAAGCGGCCGAGGGAGAGAGCGAAGCGACAGAGACCGCTCAGGACAATTCCTGCGGTCAGTTCACCTTCAAGAAAGAAGCCTATCGACTGCCGACCTTTGAGGTCGTGCTCAATGCGCCGCAGACCGTTGCGCTCGACGGGACCTTCGACGTCGACCTCCTTGCCCGTTATTTCGCTGGCGGACTTGCGGCGGAGCGCCCCGTCAAATGGCGGGCCGCGCAATTTCCGCATGTCTTCACGCCGCCCGGCCGCGAAGGCTTCCTGTTTTCGACCGACGCGCGCTTCTCCGGCGATGGCAGGTTCAAATCGACCGCCGTGCTCGAACGCGATCAACGCACCGACGCCGGCGGCGCCGCGCGCATGACCTTCGACACCGCGATCGAACCGACGGCGCAGCCACGCCGCTACTCCATCGAAGCGACGGTGACGGGCGACGACGGCATAGAAGTGCGCAATGTGCAGAACGTCATTGCGCTGCCGCCTTTCGTGCTCGGCGTGAAGACGCCGCGCTATGTCGAGCGTCCCGGCGCGGTGACGCCGGAGCTCATCGCCATTGACGGCAAGGGCGACGCAGTCGTCGGGCTCGAGATGACGCTTCGTCTCATCAAGCGCAACTGGATTTCGACGCTGCAGGCGTCCGACTTCGCCCAGGGCGCGGCGAAATATGTGACGCAGACGCAGGACGACGTTCTCCTCGAACGCAAGGTGACGAGCGCCAAGGAGGCGCAGAGAGTCGAATTAGCGACGCGCGACGCGGGCGTCTATGTCGTGCAACTTGAGGCCTATGACAGGCTCAAGCGCCGGCAGCAGGTCAGCGTCGACTTCTTCGTCGGCGGCGATACGCCCGTCACTTTCGCGCGGCCGCCAGCCGAATCCGCGACGATCACGACAGACAAGGACAAATATGCGCCGGGCGAAACGGCGACGCTGATTATCCAGTCGCCGTTCCAGAATGCGCGCGCGCTCGCCATCGTCGAACAGCCGAGCGGCGTTTATGATTATGAATTCGTCGACATCGCCAATGGCTTCGGCCGTTACGCCCTTCCGGTCAGGAAAGAGCAGACGCCAAAGCTCGCCGTGCATTTTCTGATCATGCGCGGGCGGCTGAAGGATGCGCCGCCGCAGCCGACGGCGAGTTTCGACCAAGGCAAGCCTGTCACCATCGCAGCGACGAAATGGGTCGAGGTGACGCCGGTCAAGAACATCGCCAATGTGAAGATCGAACATCCGGCCAAGGCGCGCCCCGGCGACGCGATCGAGGTCGCGCTACGGCTTTCCGACGACGCCGGCAAACCGCTCGCCGGTGAAGCAACTTTCTGGATGGTCGATCAGGCGGTGCTGTCGCTCGCCAAGGAACGCCCGCTTGATCCCCTGCCCGACTTCATCGTCGAGCGCGAAACGAAAATGGCGGCGCGCGACACGCGCAACATGGCTTTTGGCGTCATTCCGCTCGAAGAGATCGCCGGCGGCGACGGCGACGAACTGCAGGAATGGGGCGCTGAGAACAATATTTCCGTGCGCAAGAATTTCACGCCCGTGCCGATCTATCTGCCGAGCGTGAAGATCGGTCCTGACGGCGTCGCGAAAATCAAGGTGCAGCTTCCCGATACGCTGACCGTGTTCAAGCTGCGCGCCAAAGCGGTCAGCGGGCCGGATCGCTTCGGCGCCGCGGGCGGCGAAATTCTGATCCGTCAGGCGCTCGTCGCGCAGCCGGCGCTGCCGCGCTTCATCCGGCCCGGCGACAGTTTCGATATTGGCCTTGTCGCGCGCATCGTCGAAGGACCCGGCGGCGCCGGCAAGGCGTCGATCACGGCGCCAGCGCTGACGCTCTCGGGCGACACGAGCCGCAAGATCGAATGGACGCAGAACAAGCCCGTGCGCATCGATCTGCGCGCGCAGGCGCCGGCTGGGCTTTCAGGCGACGCGACGCTCGGCTTTCGCATCGAGCGCGACGCCGATCGCGCGAGAGACGCGGTCGAAATCGCTCTGCCGGTGAAGGAGGATCGCGATGCGACGCGCCGCTTCGAATTGGTCGAGATCGCCCCCGGCGAAACGAAGACGATTGCCGCCGCTGGCGCGCAGGCGCGGCCGGGCAGTTTCTCGCGCGAGACGATCGTCGCCGCCGATCCCTCGCTCGTGAGGCTCGTCGCCGGATTGAATGCGCTCGTCGAATATCCCTATGGCTGCACCGAGCAGCGCCTGTCGCTCGCGCGCGGCGGGCTGGCGCTGAAGAGCTTCGGGCCAATTCTCGCGGCGGCGGGGCTCGAGGATCGCGTCTCCGCCAATGTGAAATCGACGGCGCAAATCATCGACCAGTCGATCGACGCGGATGGGCTCGTCGCCTTCTGGCCGCGCGCGCGCGGCAACGTCTCGCTGACCGCATGGTCTTATGAGTTCCTCGCGCGGGCGGAGCGCGCCGGAGAGCCGATCGACAAGACGCTTCTGGATCGTCTCGCCAATATCCTGAAATTGTCATTGCGCTCCGATTATCCGCGACTGCTGTCGGGCGACGAATTGCGCGAGCGCGTCGAGGCGCTCGCGGCGCTCGCTGAAGGCGGCAAGCTCGACGACTCCTATGTCGCGGAGTTTACGCGCCGCGCCGACTTCCTACCCAATATCAGCGTCGCGCAGATGGCCTCCGCCGCCGCGCTTCTCCCCAATGTCGATCAGCGCGCGCTCGCCGGGCTGATCGATACGATGTGGAGCCGCGTGAAATTCGCGAGCCGCAATGGCGTGCAGGTCTATGCCGGACAGGCGGCGGAAAGCGCCTCGCCGATTATTCTGCCTTCCGAGACCCGCAGCCTCGCCGAAATGGTGCGCGCCGCGGCGCTCTCCGCGTCGGGCGATCCCCGCGCCAATGTGCTGCGCGATGCGCTGCTGCGGCTGGGCGAAGGCGATGGCTGGGGAACGACCAACGCCGACGCCGCCGCGATCGAAGCGCTGGCCGAAGGGTGGCGGCGGCCGGCGGCGCCAATCGCCGTGACCTTCAATGATGGCGGACAGGATCGCGCGCTGACGCTCGACGCCAACACGCCGGTCGTGCGCCATGCCTCCAGCAGCGACGCGCCGCTGAAGATCGCCAACGGCTCCAACGCGCCGCTCGTCGCGATCATCGAGACAAGCTACATGCCGGCGGAGCCGGGCGCCAAGGCGCAAGCGACGAGCGACGGCTTTACGATCACGCGGCAGGGCTGGCGCATCGAAAGCAGGAAGGCGCCGGAAAAGATCGACGTTCGCGACGGCGTTCTGCAGGTGAAGCAGGGCGACCTCATCGAAGAGACGGCGGAAGTGGTCAATCCCGAGGATCGCACCCATATCGCCATTTCGATTCCGCTCGCAGCGGGCTTCGAGCCGCTCAATCCCAATCTGGCCACGGCGCCCGCTGAGGCGCAGCCCTCAATTGCGCCGACGCTGCCGCCGAGTTGGGTCTCTTATGGCGACGACCGCGTGTTCTACGCCTA